The following coding sequences lie in one Rutidosis leptorrhynchoides isolate AG116_Rl617_1_P2 chromosome 6, CSIRO_AGI_Rlap_v1, whole genome shotgun sequence genomic window:
- the LOC139852384 gene encoding uncharacterized protein isoform X1: MKKDSKLDNRHVVPYNKTLLKQYEAHINVESCNQIGSIKYLFKYINKGPDRISVSFQENDTPSDTSKHSLKEKDEIAEYYSCRYISACEASWRLFNYEIVNRSPAVYRLSFHLPDHQPIVFDEDEPMESVMEKPSVAASQFIEWMNRNRHDSEARQYTYVEFPRYYVWNGNTRKWTKRTSQKTVGRIHFVHPKSGESYYLRILLNKVRGPTCFEDIRTVDGTVHESFKEACYALGLLNDDKEYIASIKETHTWASGHYCRGLFVSLITSDSIACPDRVWKETCDLLSDDLKHEVPEKLRTNDVDKLRKVLHNLALAKIEIELNRSGSTLKNIPNMPFPDYEFINTSCNMLIQDELNYDIAALEEEHRNLCASMTPEQKRVYDTIVATFDQQAAGVYFLYGYGGTGKTFVWKTLAAAIRSRGDIVINVASSGIAALLLTGGRTAHSRFSIPINIVEDSFCSIQPDSELAKLLNQAKLIIWDEAPMMHKHCFEAFDRTMRDIIRPQAKDKPFGGKVVVFG, from the exons ATGAAAAAAGACTCGAAACTTGACAACAG GCACGTTGTCCCATACAACAAAACCCTCTTAAAACAATACGAAGCTCATATCAACGTCGAGTCGTGCAATCAAATTGGATCCATAAAATATTTATTCAAATATATAAACAAGGGTCCAGATAGGATATCGGTATCGTTTCAAGAAAATGACACTCCATCAGATACCAGTAAACACAGTTTGAAGGAAAAGGATGAGATAGCTGAGTATTATAGCTGCCGATACATTTCTGCTTGTGAGGCATCTTGGCGTTTATTCAATTACGAAATTGTCAATAGGTCACCAGCAGTGTACAGACTGTCTTTTCACTTGCCAGACCACCAGCCAATTGTATTTGACGAAGACGAGCCCATGGAATCTGTTATGGAAAAACCATCAGTTGCTGCTTCTCAATTTATAGAATGGATGAACCGAAACCGACATGATAGTGAAGCACGCCAATACACTTACGTTGAATTTCCAAGATACTATGTTTGGAATGGTAATACACGAAAGTGGACTAAAAGAACAAGCCAGAAAACTGTTGGACGAATCCATTTTGTGCATCCTAAATCAGGTGAATCTTACTATCTTCGTATATTATTGAACAAAGTAAGGGGACCAACGTGTTTTGAAGATATACGCACGGTTGATGGTACGGTTCATGAGTCATTTAAGGAAGCATGTTACGCACTCGGACTTTTAAATGATGATAAGGAATACATTGCTTCCATTAAAGAGACTCATACTTGGGCTTCTGGCCACTATTGTCGTGGATTATTTGTATCGTTAATCACATCAGACAGTATTGCTTGTCCTGACCGTGTATGGAAAGAAACGTGTGACTTACTATCTGATGATCTAAAGCATGAAGTTCCAGAAAAATTAAGAACAAACG ATGTTGACAAATTGAGAAAGGTTCTTCACAATTTGGCTCTTGCTAAAATAGAGATTGAGTTAAATCGTTCAGGATCAACATTGAAGAATATACCAAACATGCCGTTTCCCGATTATGAATTCATAAATACTTCATGCAACATGCTCATACAAGATGAACTCAACTACGACATTGCTGCCCTTGAAGAAGAACACCGTAATCTATGTGCCAGCATGACACCTGAACAGAAACGAGTTTACGACACTATTGTTGCTACTTTTGACCAACAAGCTGCTGGTGTATATTTTCTGTACGGATATGGTGGAACTGGCAAAACGTTTGTTTGGAAAACACTTGCCGCAGCTATAAGATCACGTGGAGACATTGTAATTAATGTAGCATCAAGCGGTATAGCGGCATTACTACTAACCGGTGGAAGAACAGCACATTCGCGATTTTCCATTCCAATTAATATTGTTGAAGATTCTTTTTGTTCTATTCAACCGGATAGTGAACTTGCTAAACTTTTGAATCAGGCAAAACTAATAATCTGGGACGAAGCGCCCATGATGCACAAGCACTGTTTTGAGGCTTTTGATCGGACTATGAGGGACATTATCCGTCCACAAGCCAAAGATAAACCATTTGGTGGCAAGGTAGTTGTTTTTGGTTGA